The Verrucomicrobiota bacterium genomic sequence ACTCCCAGAAAGGCGTATCGACGACCCCCGGTGCGATCGCGTTGACGTTGATGCCATTCTTGATCAGGGCGAGACCCGCGGATTGCGTGATGCTGATCACCACGGCTTTGGAGGCGCAGTAAACCGAGACCAGCGCTTCGCCGCGCCGCCCTGCCTGGCTTGCCAGATTAATGATCTTTCCACCGTGCCCCTGTTTGATCATCTGCCTGGCGGCGGCTTGCATCGTGAAAAACTTGCCTTCGGCGTTGACCGCGAAAAGCTTGTGCCACTGGTCCCGGCTAACTTCGGTGACCGGGGCCATCGCGAAAATCCCTGCATTGTTGACCAGGATATCGATGCGTCCGGCTCTCTCGACGACCGTGGCGACCAGGTGATCGATCGATTCCTGGCTCGTCACGTCGAATTGTGTACCAAGCGCGCCGTTGCCGAGCTGTTGGGCCAGTTCTTCGGCGGCTTTAACGTTCAAATCCGCGATCACCACGCGGGCGCCTTCCGCCGTGTAGCGTTCGGCGATGGCCCTGCCGATACCGCTGGCAGCGCCGGTAATGATGGCTACCTTGTCCTTCAGTCTCATAATTCTCTTTTTCTTTGCGGGTTACAGATGCTGATTCCGGTCCGAGTCAGGCACGAATGGATTCAAGCCCCTTCCAGTCAAAGGCGATGCCGTGTCCCGGCCGCTCCGGAGCGACGGCGTAACCTTCCTCGATCCGGAGGGGATCGGCGATATAGTGGTCCAGGCCGAAACCGTGGGCTTCCAGGTAGGAAGCGTTCGGGACCGCCGCCAGCAGATGGACGGTAACGTCGTGGGCGCCGTGGGTTGTGACCGGCAGGTTGAATGCTTCCGCCAGGTGAGCAATCTTCATGAACGGGGTGATCCCGCCGCAGTTGGTGACGTCCGGTTCGGGAAACGTCACGCCGCCGATTTCCATCAGGTGCTTGAAATCCCAGAGCGTGCGCAGGTTTTCACCGGTCGCGATCGGCAAACCGCCGTCACGGACCAGGCGCGAGTGGCCGCTGAAATCATCCGGGGTAATCGGTTCCTCCAGCCAAACCGGGTCGAACGGCTGGATGGCGCGCGCGGCACGGATCGCCTGGTCCACGGTCCACCTCATGTTGGCGTCCACCATCAAAGGAAATTGCTCCCCAAGGTGTTGCCGCATCGCCTTGACCCGTTCGACGTCTTCAGCCAACCGCTTTCGCCCGATCTTCATTTTGATGGCGCGAAATCCCTTTTTCAGGTTGTCATCGGTTTGCCGGAGCAATTGTTCGAGCGACAGATCGAGGTCGATCCCCCCGGCGTAGCACATGACGTGAGGATCGTTGCCTCCCAGCAGCCTCCACAGGGGTTGGTTGAGCCTCTTGGCTTTCAGGTCCCAGAGCGCCATATCGAAGGCCGAGAGGGCTAACACGGTCGGCCCGCCGCGTCCGCCATAATGCAGTCCCCACCAAAGCCGGTTCCACAGCCATTCGATGCGGTCGCCGTCCTGCCCAAGCACGAAATCGCCGAAATCGCGCTCCAGCAGCGCGTGAATGGCGCCGCCGTTGCGGCCGCACGTATAGGTGTACCCGACGCCCTCTGCGCCGTCGGCATCATGAACCCGCACGGTGTTAAGTTCAAACGCGAGCATCCGGCCGTGCATGCTGTCACTGAGGGCGACAGGCAACGTGATCCGGTAAAATCCCGGCAGGATGTTGACAAGTTTAGGCATGAGCAGGCCGGCTTGCGCGTTGGTTGACGGGGTCGCCCGGGACAAAGCGTGCCCAATGATAGGAGTGATTGCGCATCAGGCTCACCGCGCGGGCAAACGACCAAAGGTTAACTTCGACTGGAAGATGACGACTAACATCAGAAATGCTCCCCTGATCACCGATTGCCAGTAAGCCGATAAACTGATCCAACCGAGACCATTCTCGAAGTTAAGGATGTTAAAAATCAGCCCCAGCAGCAGGACGCCGGCCAGGGTGGTGACCACCGAGCCCTGTCCCCCGGTGAGGAGCGTGCCTCCCACGACGACCGAGGCAATGGCGAACAATTCCCAACCAACGCCTTCGGTAGGTTGACCGGCCCCGAACTGCGCCGCGAGGATGACGCCGGCCAGCCCGGAAAGAAGCCCGCTTAACAGGTAGAGAGAAAACACGACGCGATCGACGGGCAGCCCCATCAAACGCGAGGCGTCCTCGTTTCCGCCGATCGCCAGGAGGTATCGTCCCCAGGGGCTGAGATTTAACGCGATCGAGCCGGCCACGAACAACAGGCCGGCGATCCAGGCCGGAACCGGAAATCCGAGGAAATCGCCCTGACCGATTTGCGTGAAGTCGGTGTCATACGACACGGAAACGGACTGGTTGTTGGCGACGAGCAGGGCGGCGCCCCGGGCAGCCAGCATGGCCGCCAGCGTTGCGATGAAGGGCGCGATCCGCAACCGGGTGATCGCGACCGCGTTGAGTAATCCGATCACGCCGCCGGCCACGGTCCCGCCCAGCAAACCCACCCAGAGCCCGTACGGGCTGAGCAGGGCCGAAACCACGCTGCCGAGCGCGGCGGCGGCGCCCACCGAAAGGTCGATGCCGCCGCTCATGATCACGAAGCACATCCCCAGCGAGATCAGCGCGAACATCGAGTTGTACCGCAACACCGTGAGGATGTTGAAGAGACCCAAAAAATGATCGTAACGGAACGAGCCGAACACGATCATTACAATCAGCGCAAGGATGACGCTGTTCTGGCTGATCAGCTGCACGGCGGCCGCGCCGGCGCCTGAACCGCGCTGCGGGCGTGGTTTCATTGCGAACCGCCCCGCCGTTGGAAATACACCGCACCGATGATCATCGCCGCTTTCACCACCAGGG encodes the following:
- a CDS encoding L-iditol 2-dehydrogenase; this translates as MMRLKDKVAIITGAASGIGRAIAERYTAEGARVVIADLNVKAAEELAQQLGNGALGTQFDVTSQESIDHLVATVVERAGRIDILVNNAGIFAMAPVTEVSRDQWHKLFAVNAEGKFFTMQAAARQMIKQGHGGKIINLASQAGRRGEALVSVYCASKAVVISITQSAGLALIKNGINVNAIAPGVVDTPFWEFVDREFARYENRPLGETKRMVGAAVPYGRMAKPQDLTGMAVFLASEDADYIVGQTYGVDGGNWLA
- a CDS encoding mandelate racemase/muconate lactonizing enzyme family protein, giving the protein MPKLVNILPGFYRITLPVALSDSMHGRMLAFELNTVRVHDADGAEGVGYTYTCGRNGGAIHALLERDFGDFVLGQDGDRIEWLWNRLWWGLHYGGRGGPTVLALSAFDMALWDLKAKRLNQPLWRLLGGNDPHVMCYAGGIDLDLSLEQLLRQTDDNLKKGFRAIKMKIGRKRLAEDVERVKAMRQHLGEQFPLMVDANMRWTVDQAIRAARAIQPFDPVWLEEPITPDDFSGHSRLVRDGGLPIATGENLRTLWDFKHLMEIGGVTFPEPDVTNCGGITPFMKIAHLAEAFNLPVTTHGAHDVTVHLLAAVPNASYLEAHGFGLDHYIADPLRIEEGYAVAPERPGHGIAFDWKGLESIRA
- a CDS encoding ABC transporter permease, with product MKPRPQRGSGAGAAAVQLISQNSVILALIVMIVFGSFRYDHFLGLFNILTVLRYNSMFALISLGMCFVIMSGGIDLSVGAAAALGSVVSALLSPYGLWVGLLGGTVAGGVIGLLNAVAITRLRIAPFIATLAAMLAARGAALLVANNQSVSVSYDTDFTQIGQGDFLGFPVPAWIAGLLFVAGSIALNLSPWGRYLLAIGGNEDASRLMGLPVDRVVFSLYLLSGLLSGLAGVILAAQFGAGQPTEGVGWELFAIASVVVGGTLLTGGQGSVVTTLAGVLLLGLIFNILNFENGLGWISLSAYWQSVIRGAFLMLVVIFQSKLTFGRLPAR